In Pseudomonas sp. HR96, the DNA window CCTGGAAGAACGGCGCGTTCAAGGGCACCCGCAGGCGGCCATCGATCAGCACGCGCAGGGGCGTGCGCTCGGTGGCCAGGGTCAGGGTGGCGCCGCTCAGACCCAGCTCGCTGGCGCGCACGGTCATCCGCGAGCCGTCGGCGAGCACGCTGTCGGCGCCGGTCAACACCACGCTGGCACGCGCCCGCAGGCGCTGCACCGCCGAACGCGCGGCGGGGCCGGTGATCCACTGGCTTTCGCCGCTGGCCATGGCGGTGCGGCCGTCCAGGCTCATCGCCAGCTTCACCCGCACGAACGGCAGGCCATGCTCCATGCGCTTGATGAACCCCGGGTTGAGCGCTCGCGCCTCCTGTTCAAGCACGCCGGACTGCACCTGGATACCGGCGGCGGCCAGGCGCCTGAGGCCATTGCCGGCCACCTGCGGGTTGGGGTCCTGCATGGCCGCGACCACGCGCGCCACACCGGCGTTGACCAGCGCGTCGGCGCAGGGCGGGGTACGGCCATGATGGCTGCACGGCTCGAGCGTGACGTAGGCGGTGGCGCCGCGGGCCTGCTCGGCGGCCTGGCGCAGCGCGTGGACCTCGGCGTGACCCTCGCCGGCGCGCACATGCCAGCCTTCGCCGACCACCTGGCCGTCGCGCACGATCACGCAGCCGACCCGCGGGTTGGGGTGCGTGGAGTACACCCCCTGGCGCGCCAGCTCGAGGGCGCGGGCCATGTGCTGCAGGTCGATCTGCGCCTGGCTGCTCATGGCTTGCCGGGCTCGCGGGCCAGGCGGTCGAGCTCTTCGCGGAACTCGTTGAGGTCCTGGAAGCGCCGGTACACCGAGGCGAAACGGATGTAGGCGACTTCGTCCAGCTGCTGCAGCTCGGCCATCACCAGCTCGCCCACCACCAGTGATTTCACCTCGCGCTCGCCGGTGGCGCGCAGCTTGTGCTTGATGTGGGCCATGGCGGCCTCCAGCCGCTCGACGCTCACCGGGCGCTTTTCCAGCGCCCGCTGCATGCCGGCCCGCAGTTTTTCTTCGTCGAAGGGCTGGCGACTGCCGTCCTGCTTGATCAGGCGCGGCAGCACCAGCTCGGCGGTTTCAAAGGTGGTGAAACGCTCACCACAGGCCAGGCATTCGCGACGCCGACGGACCTGTTCGCCTTCGGCAACCAGTCGCGAATCGATGACCTTGGTGTCGTTGGCACCGCAGAAGGGACAGTGCATGGTGGCAGGCAACAAAAAAAGGGAGGGCCATGGTAGCGCATCCCACTGGCAAGACAAGTCAAAGGCTTTGCGGTATACAGACGACTTTGATTCTGCCGGATACATCCATGTCGTCCAGATCTCTCGTTTACCTCGGCCTCCTGGTTCTGTTGAGCGCCTGCAGCAGTACCCCACCCCAGCCCACCGCCCCGGCACCGGTTCCCGTCAAGGCGGTGCAGCCCCCCGTCGGCCTTGGCCCGCTGCCAGCCTTCCAGCGCGAGCTGAGCGGCACCTTGATGGGCGTCCCGGCCGGTGCCGAAGTCGAGCTGGCGCTGCTGGTGATCGACGAGCGCAACCGCCCACAGCGCCTGCTGGCCAGCGGCAAATGGACCGGCAACAATCAACCGCTGGCGTTCCAGCTGCGCTTCAACCCCGAT includes these proteins:
- the ribD gene encoding bifunctional diaminohydroxyphosphoribosylaminopyrimidine deaminase/5-amino-6-(5-phosphoribosylamino)uracil reductase RibD — its product is MSSQAQIDLQHMARALELARQGVYSTHPNPRVGCVIVRDGQVVGEGWHVRAGEGHAEVHALRQAAEQARGATAYVTLEPCSHHGRTPPCADALVNAGVARVVAAMQDPNPQVAGNGLRRLAAAGIQVQSGVLEQEARALNPGFIKRMEHGLPFVRVKLAMSLDGRTAMASGESQWITGPAARSAVQRLRARASVVLTGADSVLADGSRMTVRASELGLSGATLTLATERTPLRVLIDGRLRVPLNAPFFQAGAALVVGLQATDAERYRQQGHELLAVPGAAGQVDLRQLLQTLAERGANEVLVEAGARLAGAFAQAGLVDEYQIFIAGRLLGSSARPLLDWPLAHMSEAPALKIIEMRAVGDDWRVIAIPAPAAELPTPRPVIL
- the nrdR gene encoding transcriptional regulator NrdR gives rise to the protein MHCPFCGANDTKVIDSRLVAEGEQVRRRRECLACGERFTTFETAELVLPRLIKQDGSRQPFDEEKLRAGMQRALEKRPVSVERLEAAMAHIKHKLRATGEREVKSLVVGELVMAELQQLDEVAYIRFASVYRRFQDLNEFREELDRLAREPGKP
- a CDS encoding YbaY family lipoprotein is translated as MSSRSLVYLGLLVLLSACSSTPPQPTAPAPVPVKAVQPPVGLGPLPAFQRELSGTLMGVPAGAEVELALLVIDERNRPQRLLASGKWTGNNQPLAFQLRFNPDAFPADARVELRGRASQSGQLILHLPSQRITQPTTQALGALQFEKAP